The Macaca nemestrina isolate mMacNem1 chromosome 12, mMacNem.hap1, whole genome shotgun sequence genome contains a region encoding:
- the LOC105476281 gene encoding myb/SANT-like DNA-binding domain-containing protein 2 isoform X5 yields the protein MPPPFSSARGFGAPRPRHSPRERSGRRGRARGERPRGVDDLTPAATSSAAGTRSHPPAGEPGPRAAPETAVAGCAGASLPGGAAAAAWKMAAPCGSELPANSPLKIPKMEVLSPASPGGLSDGNPSLSDPSTPRGASPLGPGSAAGSGAAASGGLGLGLGGRSAASSSVSFSPGGGGGGAAAAAAAACRGMSWTPAETNALIAVWGNERLVEARYQQLEGAGTVFGSKAPGPAMYERVSRALAELGYERTPSQCRERIKLVRCPELNAVLQLWPHRC from the coding sequence ATGCCCCCACCCTTCTCTTCAGCTCGGGGCTTCGGCGCGCCTCGTCCCCGCCATTCGCCCCGGGAGAGGAGCGGGCGGCGTGGGAGGGCTCGCGGAGAAAGGCCCAGGGGGGTAGACGACCTCACTCCGGCAGCCACATCCTCGGCAGCAGGGACCCGGAGCCATCCGCCCGCGGGCGAGCCAGGCCCGAGGGCAGCCCCGGAGACCGCGGTGGCCGGATGCGCGGGCGCGTCACTTCCGGGCGGTGCAGCGGCGGCCGCTTGGAAGATGGCTGCGCCCTGTGGCTCGGAGCTGCCCGCCAACTCGCCGCTAAAAATCCCGAAGATGGAGGTGCTCTCCCCGGCTTCTCCTGGTGGCCTGAGCGACGGAAATCCATCGCTGTCCGACCCTTCCACGCCTCGGGGTGCCTCCCCGCTCGGGCCGGGCAGTGCGGCGGGCTCGGGGGCAGCGGCGTCCGGGGGTCtcgggctggggctggggggccGCAGCGCCGCCTCGTCCTCGGTCTCCTTCTCCCCTGGTGGCGGCGGTGGCGGGGCTGcggcagccgccgccgccgcttgCCGGGGCATGTCGTGGACGCCGGCCGAGACGAACGCGCTCATCGCAGTGTGGGGCAACGAGCGGCTGGTGGAGGCGCGGTACCAGCAGCTGGAGGGAGCCGGCACGGTGTTCGGCAGCAAGGCCCCCGGGCCAGCCATGTACGAGCGCGTGTCCCGGGCCCTGGCCGAGCTGGGCTACGAGCGGACCCCGTCCCAGTGCCGGGA